Proteins encoded together in one Deinococcus hopiensis KR-140 window:
- a CDS encoding MDR family oxidoreductase, with protein sequence MTRAVPALPPTFRALRALKDEAGLRTEFQTLTPANLPPGDAVVRVTHSSVNYKDGLAVAGRPGVLKSLPMTPGIDLAGEVVTDETGTYTPGTPVVLTGWGIGERQDGGYAEYARVRSEWLVAIPGELSAEWAMGVGTAGFTAMLAVLALEDHGMTPGQGEVLVTGAAGGVGSTAVALLAAAGFTVTASTGRPQEEAYLRSLGATNIIGREELPLLKRSLEKERWAGVVDTVGGEALAGAYASTRTHGSLAVCGLAGGHQLQTTVFPLILRGVNLLGIDSVTCPAPRRRTAWDRLARDLPPVKLAPLIRIHPLEDVPALAEEILAGQVRGRVVIKVASGTGQAP encoded by the coding sequence ATGACCCGAGCCGTTCCTGCCCTGCCCCCCACCTTCCGCGCCCTGCGCGCCCTGAAAGACGAGGCGGGCCTGCGCACCGAGTTCCAGACCCTGACCCCGGCCAATCTGCCGCCTGGCGACGCCGTGGTGCGCGTCACGCATTCCAGCGTGAACTACAAAGACGGCCTGGCGGTGGCGGGCCGCCCCGGGGTGCTGAAATCCCTGCCCATGACCCCTGGTATCGATCTGGCGGGCGAGGTGGTGACCGACGAGACGGGCACCTATACGCCCGGTACCCCTGTGGTCCTGACCGGCTGGGGCATCGGCGAGCGGCAGGACGGGGGCTACGCCGAGTATGCCCGGGTCCGGTCCGAATGGTTGGTGGCCATTCCGGGGGAGCTGAGCGCCGAGTGGGCCATGGGCGTGGGCACGGCAGGCTTTACCGCGATGCTCGCGGTACTGGCCCTGGAGGACCACGGGATGACCCCCGGGCAAGGTGAAGTGCTCGTGACGGGAGCGGCGGGCGGCGTGGGCAGTACAGCGGTGGCCCTGCTTGCTGCGGCTGGCTTCACGGTCACGGCCAGCACCGGCCGCCCCCAGGAGGAAGCGTACCTGCGCTCCCTTGGGGCCACAAACATCATTGGGCGGGAGGAACTGCCTCTTCTGAAGCGTTCCCTGGAAAAGGAACGCTGGGCCGGGGTGGTGGACACCGTGGGCGGTGAAGCGCTGGCTGGGGCGTACGCCAGCACGCGCACCCACGGCTCGTTGGCGGTGTGCGGCCTGGCGGGTGGGCACCAGCTTCAGACCACGGTGTTTCCCCTCATTCTGCGCGGCGTAAACCTGTTGGGGATCGACTCGGTAACCTGCCCCGCCCCACGCCGCCGCACCGCCTGGGACCGCCTGGCGCGGGACCTGCCACCCGTGAAGCTCGCCCCCCTGATCCGAATTCATCCCCTGGAGGACGTGCCCGCACTGGCTGAAGAGATTCTGGCAGGGCAGGTCCGGGGCCGCGTGGTGATCAAGGTGGCGTCAGGGACAGGTCAGGCACCGTAG
- a CDS encoding carbohydrate kinase family protein — protein MPVSSPGILAPCVLVCGNVNLELGFTAPALPLPEVESVEHPGALTLGVSGVGFNVAHALARLGGGTRFLGFAGADAAGEVVRTRLAELGIGAHWLPAPATPLSLVLTGPCGGRQIHRDLKGLNGAPAPRDAFLAALPGCEAVVLSNVPWTKDLLSEAQTRGLPVVTDLQATPGPGEPYDEAYLHADVLFLSGARLPLPPLDALRAYRQRCDPEVLVIGLGEDGALLSERGRLPWHQPAVSTRPVVSTNGAGDALLAAFVCAYFGGMDAREALRLACIFASWACGEPGGAAGHLDWKGLTALAGSVPL, from the coding sequence GTGCCTGTCTCCTCCCCTGGTATTCTGGCTCCCTGCGTGCTGGTGTGCGGCAACGTGAATCTGGAGCTGGGCTTCACCGCCCCTGCCCTGCCGCTTCCCGAAGTCGAGAGCGTGGAGCATCCCGGCGCGCTGACGCTCGGCGTGTCGGGGGTGGGCTTCAATGTGGCCCACGCGCTGGCGCGGCTGGGAGGCGGCACCCGCTTTCTGGGCTTTGCCGGGGCCGATGCGGCGGGCGAGGTGGTCCGGACACGTCTCGCGGAGCTGGGCATCGGGGCACACTGGCTCCCCGCTCCGGCCACCCCGCTGTCACTGGTGCTGACCGGACCGTGCGGCGGGCGGCAGATTCACCGGGACCTCAAGGGGCTGAACGGCGCCCCCGCGCCCCGAGACGCCTTTCTCGCCGCGCTGCCCGGATGTGAGGCGGTGGTGCTGAGCAATGTGCCCTGGACCAAAGACCTGCTCTCAGAGGCCCAGACGCGGGGACTGCCGGTCGTTACGGACCTCCAGGCCACCCCCGGACCGGGCGAACCCTACGACGAGGCCTACCTCCACGCCGACGTGCTGTTTCTGAGCGGCGCCCGCCTCCCGCTGCCACCCCTGGACGCGCTGCGCGCCTACCGGCAGCGGTGCGATCCGGAGGTGCTGGTCATCGGCCTGGGTGAGGACGGCGCGCTGCTTTCGGAACGGGGCCGCTTGCCCTGGCACCAGCCCGCCGTCTCCACCCGCCCAGTGGTCAGCACGAACGGGGCCGGAGACGCGCTGCTGGCCGCCTTCGTCTGCGCGTACTTCGGGGGCATGGACGCGCGGGAGGCCCTGCGGCTGGCCTGCATCTTCGCCTCCTGGGCCTGCGGCGAACCGGGCGGGGCGGCGGGGCACCTGGACTGGAAGGGCCTGACGGCGCTGGCAGGTTCTGTCCCACTCTGA
- the ada gene encoding bifunctional DNA-binding transcriptional regulator/O6-methylguanine-DNA methyltransferase Ada: MTPISSLPEARWEAVQRRDASSDGQFYYGVRSTRVYCRPSCPSRRPRRENVTFFDTPAEAEASGYRACLRCKPTEVSAGQWAVLHVQHLLDTVEPTPGLAALAGAVGLSPFHLQRVFKAATGVSPKGYALARRSERLKAELRTGASVTQALYGAGHPSARTVYDRATDGLGMSPGRYRAGGAGQTIRYAVVESVLGPMLVAATERGLVAVRFGEAEPLTAELRNEYPRATLEEDEAALRGHIEALHKHLTGRRDLALPGDTAGTAFQRRVWDALRGIPYGETRSYAEVAEMIGEPKAVRAVAQACAANPVALVVPCHRVVRTGGAPGGYRWGLERKRELLERERALAQSGT; encoded by the coding sequence ATGACCCCGATTTCTTCCCTTCCCGAGGCCCGCTGGGAGGCTGTTCAGCGCCGCGACGCTTCCAGTGACGGCCAGTTCTACTACGGCGTGCGCTCCACCCGCGTCTACTGCCGTCCCTCGTGCCCGTCGCGGCGGCCCCGCCGGGAGAACGTGACCTTTTTCGATACGCCTGCAGAGGCCGAGGCCTCCGGATACCGCGCCTGCCTGCGCTGCAAACCCACGGAGGTCAGCGCGGGACAGTGGGCCGTGCTGCACGTTCAGCACCTCCTCGACACCGTGGAGCCTACGCCTGGCCTCGCTGCGCTGGCGGGCGCTGTCGGCCTGAGCCCCTTTCACCTCCAGCGCGTATTCAAGGCGGCCACGGGCGTCAGTCCCAAGGGCTACGCCCTGGCCCGCCGCAGCGAGCGGCTGAAGGCGGAGCTGCGCACGGGCGCGAGCGTGACCCAGGCCCTCTACGGCGCCGGGCACCCTTCGGCCCGGACCGTGTATGACCGCGCGACGGACGGGCTGGGCATGTCTCCCGGCCGCTACCGGGCGGGCGGCGCCGGACAGACCATTCGCTACGCGGTGGTGGAGAGCGTGCTGGGACCGATGCTCGTCGCGGCCACGGAGCGCGGTCTGGTGGCCGTACGCTTCGGGGAGGCGGAGCCGCTGACCGCCGAGTTGCGCAACGAGTACCCCCGGGCAACGCTCGAAGAGGACGAGGCCGCGTTGCGGGGCCACATAGAAGCGCTCCACAAACACCTGACGGGGCGGCGGGACTTGGCGCTGCCGGGCGACACGGCGGGCACTGCCTTTCAGCGCCGCGTCTGGGACGCCCTTCGCGGCATTCCCTACGGCGAGACGCGCTCCTACGCCGAGGTGGCCGAGATGATCGGGGAGCCCAAAGCGGTGCGCGCTGTGGCCCAGGCGTGCGCGGCGAATCCGGTGGCCCTCGTCGTACCGTGTCACCGCGTCGTCAGGACGGGCGGCGCGCCTGGCGGCTACCGCTGGGGCCTGGAGCGCAAACGCGAGCTGCTGGAGCGTGAACGGGCGTTGGCCCAGAGCGGCACGTAA
- a CDS encoding acyl-CoA dehydrogenase family protein, protein MTRLPASPFPADELPPELQEVTTRAAAAIRTHAAECEARGDVTPEAAAALRASGYTRLSLPREWGGPGATLAQYAEAQRQLGEADAGLALVLAMHTHVVGSAFGGGTLPESLRAVLARASTEGQLINALASEPELGSPSRGGLPRTTARREPDGWRVTGRKTWATGARALDLALVSAATPEGEVLRLLVPTNAPGVKVEPTWTGALALRGSGSHDVTFTDVPVAQDHVAPPSSGHPSGSAWFWTAIAATYLGVGFAALEALKRYAGERVPTALGAPIATLPRVQENAGRMAAGLEAARALLHSAAQGWDRTHGASALPGIAAAKAFATNAAVEATDLALRTAGGAALTPALPLERLFRDARAGLTHPPTDEVAYGSLGAAGLGVEARR, encoded by the coding sequence ATGACGCGCCTTCCCGCTTCCCCCTTTCCCGCAGACGAACTGCCGCCTGAACTTCAGGAGGTGACCACCCGGGCTGCCGCGGCCATCCGCACCCACGCGGCCGAGTGCGAAGCGAGGGGGGACGTGACCCCGGAAGCGGCGGCAGCGCTGCGGGCGAGCGGGTATACCCGCCTGAGCCTGCCGCGTGAATGGGGTGGGCCAGGAGCCACCCTGGCGCAATATGCGGAGGCACAGCGCCAACTCGGGGAGGCGGATGCGGGGCTGGCCCTCGTGTTGGCGATGCACACCCACGTCGTCGGCTCCGCCTTTGGCGGCGGCACCCTGCCGGAGTCCCTGCGCGCCGTGCTGGCGCGGGCGAGTACCGAGGGCCAGCTTATCAACGCCCTGGCGAGCGAGCCGGAGCTGGGCAGTCCGTCGCGCGGTGGCCTGCCCCGAACCACAGCCAGGCGAGAGCCGGACGGCTGGCGCGTCACGGGCCGCAAAACCTGGGCCACGGGCGCACGGGCGCTGGATCTGGCCCTCGTGAGCGCGGCGACGCCGGAGGGCGAGGTGTTGCGGCTGCTGGTCCCCACGAACGCGCCGGGCGTGAAGGTTGAGCCGACGTGGACGGGCGCGCTCGCCCTGCGGGGCAGTGGAAGCCACGACGTGACGTTTACGGATGTACCCGTCGCTCAAGATCACGTTGCGCCGCCTTCCTCGGGGCACCCTTCGGGCAGCGCGTGGTTCTGGACGGCGATTGCCGCCACCTATCTGGGCGTGGGTTTTGCGGCCCTCGAGGCCCTGAAGCGCTATGCGGGCGAGCGGGTGCCCACCGCCCTGGGCGCGCCCATCGCCACGCTGCCGCGCGTGCAGGAAAACGCCGGGAGGATGGCCGCCGGGCTGGAGGCCGCCCGCGCGCTGCTTCACTCGGCCGCGCAGGGCTGGGACCGCACCCACGGCGCTTCGGCGTTGCCCGGCATTGCCGCGGCCAAAGCCTTTGCCACCAACGCTGCTGTGGAGGCCACGGACCTCGCCCTGCGGACGGCGGGCGGCGCAGCCCTGACGCCCGCGCTGCCGCTAGAACGCCTCTTCCGGGATGCCCGCGCGGGCCTGACGCACCCGCCCACCGACGAGGTGGCCTACGGCAGCCTGGGTGCGGCGGGGCTGGGCGTGGAGGCGCGGCGGTAG
- a CDS encoding phospholipase D-like domain-containing protein: MRLLPRHDPPSQVRRLALSALAGLALGLLLARGALGVVLALVPPGQELARAVIGVLAAVLSVTLGFGLAGALSARALPLARLGLTRGQARFRAGVASAATAGLLIVPLGLLMAVAGMAQGGAVDDGLGQLQLTLLVTVTCALYGLVSGGLLGLLTLRVALAWRPALGGLLGFGATGLLGGVLIGQVGVPNLLSGGGWALLGLLGAFLVTLQVVGDVMIAGGINDAADHARRDTADDRQVKLTLAVLGLALLGGWSVTQRAVAFVQSRPAASEPLAVPAVRGPDCLPPTDPLETAVWRVTTREGRPDLSCGNAFLGFLHVPDPLPAFSDQPPTPHGGFDGLAAQIVGARREVLYAVMEWADDPRRGPGAVIAAGIHGLYRRVQANPAAYPSGVTVRIALGNFPLATRLEWGSQVYAAARDLLAAGVPFGEERLGWRVELANYSGSFPHSHAKLLVTDGEFLTVTGFNVGPLHLPSATTRGHGGDLRDLGLRVRGPVAHDGLTVFDDLWSRSTRLECAPGATAQTVRTDCHSGGAGAVEHPQGTAGGAVVRVGDARVFSLYRREGFQAADDALVALLNSAGRSVDLMHVSFSMNVRCNLALLSPRLCTADDALPWMRALIRAAGRGVRIRAVLYEHGVLGLENRIGLSVLRRELAARGLEDRFEARWYPGALHAKTMLVDGQMLTVGSQNLHYSSWTPRGLNEYTLATTAPAAATGYAREFRYFWARSPQATLPEWLGGELAMGTP, from the coding sequence ATGCGCCTGCTGCCCCGCCACGATCCTCCCTCACAGGTCCGCCGACTGGCCCTCTCGGCGCTGGCGGGCCTGGCGCTGGGACTGCTGCTGGCGCGCGGCGCGCTGGGTGTGGTGCTGGCCCTCGTGCCCCCGGGGCAGGAGCTGGCGCGGGCGGTCATCGGCGTGCTGGCGGCGGTGCTGAGCGTGACGCTGGGTTTCGGGCTGGCCGGAGCGCTGTCGGCGCGGGCGCTGCCCCTCGCGCGGCTGGGGCTGACGCGGGGACAGGCGCGCTTCCGGGCTGGGGTGGCGTCGGCCGCGACGGCGGGCCTGCTGATCGTGCCCCTGGGCCTGCTGATGGCCGTGGCCGGCATGGCCCAGGGGGGCGCGGTGGACGACGGGCTGGGACAGCTGCAGCTCACGCTGCTCGTCACCGTCACCTGCGCGCTCTACGGCCTGGTGTCCGGCGGGCTGCTGGGGCTGCTGACCCTGCGGGTGGCGCTGGCTTGGCGGCCCGCGCTCGGGGGGCTGCTGGGCTTCGGGGCCACCGGGCTGCTGGGCGGCGTGCTGATCGGGCAGGTGGGGGTCCCCAACCTGCTGTCGGGCGGTGGCTGGGCGCTGCTCGGGCTGCTGGGGGCCTTTTTGGTCACCCTGCAGGTGGTGGGCGACGTGATGATTGCCGGCGGGATTAACGACGCTGCCGACCACGCCCGGCGCGACACGGCGGACGACCGGCAGGTCAAGCTGACGCTGGCCGTGCTCGGCCTCGCGCTGCTGGGGGGTTGGAGCGTGACCCAGCGGGCGGTGGCCTTCGTGCAGAGCCGCCCGGCCGCCTCCGAGCCACTGGCCGTTCCGGCGGTGCGCGGCCCGGACTGCTTGCCTCCCACGGACCCCCTGGAAACCGCTGTGTGGCGCGTAACCACCCGGGAAGGACGGCCGGACCTGTCGTGCGGCAACGCCTTTCTGGGCTTTCTGCACGTGCCGGACCCCCTGCCCGCCTTCAGCGACCAGCCGCCCACGCCGCACGGCGGCTTCGACGGGCTGGCCGCCCAGATCGTGGGCGCGCGGCGGGAGGTCCTGTACGCGGTGATGGAGTGGGCCGACGATCCCCGGCGCGGCCCGGGGGCGGTGATCGCGGCCGGCATCCACGGACTATACAGGCGCGTTCAGGCCAACCCGGCGGCCTATCCATCGGGGGTGACGGTCCGTATCGCGCTGGGGAATTTTCCCCTGGCGACCCGGCTGGAGTGGGGCTCACAGGTGTACGCGGCGGCACGGGACCTGCTCGCGGCGGGCGTGCCGTTCGGGGAGGAGCGGCTGGGGTGGCGGGTGGAGCTGGCGAACTACTCGGGCAGCTTTCCCCACAGCCACGCCAAACTGCTCGTTACCGACGGCGAATTCCTGACGGTGACCGGCTTCAACGTCGGCCCCCTGCATCTGCCCTCGGCCACCACGCGGGGCCACGGCGGCGATCTGCGTGACCTGGGGCTACGCGTGCGGGGCCCGGTGGCGCACGACGGCCTGACGGTGTTCGACGATCTGTGGAGCCGCAGCACCCGGCTGGAGTGCGCGCCCGGGGCGACGGCGCAAACGGTGCGCACAGACTGTCATTCGGGCGGAGCAGGGGCCGTGGAACATCCCCAGGGCACGGCCGGAGGGGCCGTAGTGCGGGTGGGGGACGCGCGGGTGTTTAGCCTATACCGCCGCGAGGGCTTTCAGGCCGCTGACGACGCGCTGGTGGCCCTGCTGAACTCGGCCGGGCGCAGCGTGGACCTGATGCACGTCAGCTTCAGCATGAACGTGCGCTGCAACCTCGCCCTGCTGAGTCCCCGGCTGTGTACCGCCGACGACGCCCTGCCGTGGATGCGCGCGCTGATCCGCGCCGCCGGACGGGGCGTACGAATCCGGGCCGTGCTGTACGAACACGGCGTGCTGGGCCTGGAAAACCGCATTGGCCTGTCGGTCCTGCGCCGTGAACTCGCCGCGCGGGGCCTGGAGGACCGGTTCGAGGCCCGCTGGTATCCCGGCGCGCTGCATGCCAAGACCATGCTCGTGGACGGGCAGATGCTCACGGTAGGCAGTCAAAACCTCCACTACTCCTCATGGACACCCCGTGGGCTGAACGAGTACACCCTGGCCACCACCGCGCCCGCCGCTGCCACCGGCTATGCCCGTGAGTTCAGGTATTTCTGGGCCCGGTCCCCGCAGGCCACGCTGCCCGAATGGCTGGGGGGCGAGCTGGCCATGGGCACGCCGTGA
- a CDS encoding LCP family protein, giving the protein MRRASLIVLILLAGLLALTAPAFPALKRYGALPHKASGPVNVLLAGVDVHYDDKAGVWPWPATPEDYSQRTDTIMLAQVWPDGRTNLLSIPRDTWVNLPRLGWGKINRANPNGGPGLLTQAVQDLTGVPLDGYALLSLNALRALAEAAGGVTVDVPQRMKYDDNAGKLHIDLQPGRQHLNGQQAEGFLRFRHDGLGDIGRVARQQAFLSALVGQVKNPLNWWRLPRMVAALHANTKSDLTKGEVGAVLGGALSGLKVQAYTLPGNFSGPNWQPDRSAIQSLIREHFRNPNDPRNLAVAVVNVGAPGGSARRLKERLEGLGYGNVVISNASRAEVPTTVSGQAAAAVLRDVGHGQVSQEEGLPGADVTVRLGTDTPGE; this is encoded by the coding sequence GTGCGCCGCGCCTCCCTCATCGTCTTGATCCTTCTCGCGGGCCTGCTGGCCCTGACCGCCCCGGCCTTTCCCGCCCTGAAGCGCTACGGCGCCCTGCCCCACAAGGCGAGTGGACCGGTCAACGTGCTGCTGGCAGGGGTAGACGTCCATTACGACGACAAGGCCGGCGTGTGGCCCTGGCCCGCCACCCCTGAGGACTACAGCCAGCGGACCGACACCATCATGCTCGCGCAGGTCTGGCCGGATGGCCGAACCAACCTCCTGAGCATTCCCCGCGACACCTGGGTCAACCTGCCCCGCCTGGGCTGGGGCAAGATCAACCGCGCCAATCCCAACGGTGGCCCGGGGCTGCTCACGCAGGCCGTGCAGGACCTGACCGGGGTGCCCCTGGACGGCTACGCCCTGCTGTCCCTGAACGCCCTGCGCGCCCTGGCCGAGGCGGCGGGCGGCGTCACCGTCGATGTGCCCCAGCGCATGAAGTACGACGACAACGCGGGGAAGTTGCACATCGACCTTCAGCCCGGGCGGCAGCACCTGAATGGCCAGCAGGCCGAGGGGTTCCTCCGCTTCCGGCACGACGGCCTCGGTGACATCGGGCGTGTGGCACGGCAGCAGGCCTTCCTCAGCGCCCTGGTGGGTCAGGTGAAAAACCCGCTGAACTGGTGGCGGCTGCCGCGCATGGTGGCGGCCCTTCACGCCAATACCAAGTCGGACCTCACCAAGGGCGAAGTGGGCGCGGTGCTCGGCGGTGCGCTGAGCGGACTGAAGGTCCAGGCCTACACCCTGCCGGGCAACTTCAGCGGCCCCAACTGGCAGCCCGACCGCTCCGCCATCCAGTCCCTCATCCGCGAGCATTTCAGAAATCCAAATGATCCGCGCAACCTCGCCGTCGCTGTGGTGAACGTCGGCGCACCTGGTGGCAGCGCCCGGCGCCTCAAGGAGCGGCTGGAGGGCCTGGGCTACGGCAACGTGGTCATCTCCAACGCCTCCCGCGCCGAAGTCCCCACCACCGTCAGCGGGCAGGCGGCGGCGGCAGTGCTGCGCGACGTGGGCCATGGCCAGGTCTCGCAGGAAGAGGGGTTGCCGGGCGCGGACGTGACGGTGCGGCTGGGGACGGACACACCGGGAGAGTAG
- the rimP gene encoding ribosome maturation factor RimP, whose translation MNNNATDNSTTLQTLADAALRPLGFEVLDVQVQNPGRRPIVVIRMDRLDEQPVTMEDLTSASRAVGAEFDRVDPISGEYRLELESPGGKRPLTRARHFERMLGLKARVRGEGHAFTAPIKAVDGERVTFDVGGEDVILTVGTFQGHLAEFPDRHR comes from the coding sequence ATGAATAACAACGCAACCGACAACTCAACCACGCTCCAGACCCTCGCCGACGCCGCGCTGCGCCCCCTGGGCTTCGAGGTGCTGGACGTGCAGGTGCAGAATCCGGGGCGGCGGCCCATCGTGGTGATTCGCATGGACCGCCTCGACGAGCAGCCCGTGACCATGGAAGACCTCACCAGCGCGAGCCGGGCCGTGGGTGCAGAATTTGACCGGGTGGACCCCATCTCCGGCGAGTACCGGCTGGAACTCGAATCACCCGGTGGCAAACGGCCCCTGACGCGCGCCCGGCATTTCGAGCGGATGCTGGGGCTCAAGGCCCGCGTGCGCGGCGAGGGCCACGCCTTCACAGCTCCCATCAAAGCGGTGGACGGCGAGCGGGTCACCTTCGACGTGGGCGGCGAGGACGTAATCCTGACGGTAGGCACGTTCCAGGGGCACCTGGCC